The Cryptomeria japonica chromosome 9, Sugi_1.0, whole genome shotgun sequence DNA segment cggagttccggggaagagaagAGGAGACTAAGGAAGGAACTCGGAACCTCAAGGTTTtggagttccggggaagagaaaaggagaccaaggaaaggaacttcggaacctcggggtttcaaaTTTCAAGGGAAGAGAAAAAGAGGCTAAGGAAGGAAGGGTTCCGAAGTTCCCACAAGACAAGaagaggctaaggaaggaactCTAGAACCTCGGGGTGGTTCCGGAGTTCcagcaagacaacacttcacacctcATAATTCCATTACTTTCTCCTTGATCCAACTGGGGTAGCGTTGGTCCATGGAGCATATCTCTGATCGATTCTCACTGATGGAcaaagggtgtcataaaatgacaacatttttggctaGGGGAAATTTGATAACCTTGAAAGGAATAAACTCACTCATAATGATTACTACATAAAAAAGAGGAAGACTGAGGTAAGGAGCATTATTTATATGTTGAGGTCTCTTTATGAAAAGTATTGAAATTGACTTAAGAGTTACACCCTAAAAAAATGAATGCCTTGTCAATCATTGTATCACATATGATTAGGTCATGGCCTAGGATTTCAAATGATAATAACATACAATTGGTCTTCAAACTAAAGCAACACCATTTAGACATAAGGAGAGACTACTCTATCCAAAGAGAGGACCAATCATGAAGTAGGAGTtacctatgttggaaaattaaaaAGTAATTATATATTCAACTTGTGTGTCCAACTTGGATCCATTCTAGAAAAATGAATGGAGAGAATCAACttaatatgatttttagggatcataccaaatattctttcaaatgTACCACTACCCTTATCCTCATTAGATTGGATCCTAGGCAAAATGAGCCAAATTTTAGCAACTCACATGTGATAAATAAGTGATAATCACAAATTGCCAAATTACAAACTACAAATGCTAAGTAGTGCCAAGCTAAGCAGGACCACCCAAAAGATGTGAGTGaataataaataaatgtaattaaataattaaatacaagcATTAGAAATGCAAGGTTATAAAGTTTTTACCAATAGGACTAAGGTTCCCAATTGTGATCAAATGAATTCCCTATGTTCTTGTCAATTATCATCAAATAAAAATACATAACACCCCATTGTAAATAATCATATGCACCAAAGTTTGCATTATCTATGGGATATgaccaaattttaaaaatttattgaattaTATATAGAGGAAGAGGCCTAATTACCACCCATGTTTCAATTATCATTCATTCAATTTCACTAATTAAAATTCCACTAAAAAATCATCTAGTGGGCCAATAGCTGTCCATTGGTATGCCCATTACCTAGAAAAAAAGCTAGTAATTAGACAAATTGTGCAACTTTACATGTACCAATAGCACATAATTATTGGGACACTTGTGCATATATATTGGATCGATTGTACGAATTTTGTGGCGATCAAAGTGAATAGTTAATAGAGCAATAGGAAATATTTATGTTCAACATCAattcaaaatgaccactttttgacctaaGTGCGTACATAACAAATCTCATAACATTCGTCATACCTACCTAAGAGCTAAAACAATATCTATAAGCACTTAAATTGCATACAAAgacaaccatttttttttttaaaatcaaaattcaatATGATATTTTGAAACTTAAGATACACAAAATTAACTATAACAGCTACTGCTATCCTTTCCCTACTCTCCTCATATCATATGTGCAAAGTGAAGTCAGCCATAGCTCAAACCACAATCTACGCTTTGTGGGCCAACTAATGAAATAATACTAACCAGCTATTACTGTTCTAGATTGTCATTCCCCATTCCTTATCCAAAAGGAGTACCTACATAAACCGCGTCTGGTACGCGGCGCCATTTTCATTGTTCCTTTGCTTCATTCTCAAGAAACGCGGCCTGCATCCCTCTTTCTTTCTATAAATACCCATGTCTCTCAGATCCATTTCATCACATTTCCTTAGCCCATTCTATTCATTGCAGAATTCCCCCAGTCCAATTCGATTCATTACGAGATAATCTTTTGGTATTCTACTTTAACAACAAAGGCTTCTAGCAGAAGAAAGAGATGAGCCACCACCACCACGGGCACCAGCATCAGCACCACCATGGCCACCAAGAAGGGGGCTACACATATGCTCCACCGCCACCACCACCAGGAGCTTATCCTCAACCAGTGGGGACTTATTACCCCTCCTGCAGAGGAAGAGGCGAAGAAGCACAAGCATCGTGAGCATATGGCCGAGATGGGAGCACTAGCTACAGGAGCCTTTGCTTTGGTAAATTTAATAACTAAAAACTTAAATTTTTCAGTCATCATATATGTGGTTTTTGAGAATAATGTGTATACAATTTTGACATGGGTATTTCAAATCATACTGTGTAATCTATGAACATATAACTTGTATATCATGGTGGAATAGTTGTTAagtatttgtttttaaattttgcAGTATGAAGGGCATGAAGCGAAAGTGGATCCACAACACGCAGGAAGGCATAAAATGGAGGCAGAAATAGCAGGGGCGGCGGCTGTTGGGGCTGGCTTTTGATTTCAGTTATTTATTTTCACACTTATGGTAGATGGAATGAATGATCAGTAAACAGATTAATTGTTTAAGAAACTAAGATAAACAACAAACAAACAAGcatatcaagcattcatcataCTTAAATATCCATTGTCCTCGATTTTGATTCAAATTTTATATGTGTTGCTCTCAAAAATCAAAAGCACAAGTAGTTTAGTAGGAAACAAAAAACTCAAGTTGTGGTTCAAAAAGACAAAGGAGGGAATAGTTTGAATATATAGAttgagagggaaccaaatcaacaATCTAGTTCAAAGCTAGCCCAGACAAGATGAATGACTAAGATCACGTAGGAGGACATGGTGATCAAAGATGGAAAAGGGAGTGGAGAAGAGGCTATAAGGAATAAGTGGACAAGTGGCTGGGTggagaaaataaaatttaataatttaaattatagAATTTCATgagaaaaaaaagaataaataaaataataattttatttattaaattaaataacttgttCAACTATAGAGGaacattagataattaaataattttgtcaATTACTTAGTTCTGAAAGATAAATTACTTAGTTCTGAAAGATAAAGAAGAATAGAAAAGGACACAATTAATAGAAAAACCTCTGCGAGTGTCTTCTCTGTCTACGTCAGTATGGAGCTTAGGTGTAATTGGCGGCAGTTGTAATGATTATGTGATAGAATAGATAACACAGTTGAATGAAAAGTTTGACAGAATGCCTTGGGGAGGCATCATTGTGGATATGCATGTGAAATGTGCAGTTTGATAGAATAGCCACAGACATACATGATACGCATTCCAAACGAGGATACAGAGGCCACCTGTGAATTGTTTGACATTATGTGCCAAAGAGATGTGATCAAAGGGAATCTGATTGACCTCTGGTAGATATGCATGAAGtatggaagcatagacaaagcCCGTGCGAACAGTTCTGCACAGTATGTTGAAGAAGTGTGGTCTCCGTGAGAAGCAATAATGTGGACACACCCAGATGTTTCATATAATGTTCGATCCATATAAGTGTGGAACCACAGTAAAGAGAtttgaactatttgacaaaattcctcaaagaaGTGCGTTGATATATGCAAACCATGGAACCATTGATAATTAATCGACAAAATGCTCAAAGAGATAATTTAATTGTGTAGTTAGGAAATgaggaaaacatcaaagcaatataaattaGCCAACTACGAAAGTTAAATTGCAATGAAAAATATCCTAATGCATTCAATGAAGGAAATGAAGACAAGATTCAAAAGAAACACAAACCAATACGCTGGAATCTCTTTCATTACTTCtctattgttcttctttctccttcaaatttgatgtttgtGGATCTCCCCTACAAATAAAGTGTGTTGCAAGTAAGATGATAGCAAGATGATTTAGACaatgtaaggatactagaagcacggttgttgaaaatgagcaatgagagcttaATTTATAGAAAAACTGAGATTGATTGAATGGTGAAGATTGTTTTGAGATTGAAAGCAATCAATGGACAAGATTAAATGAGGGGACATGTTAAGtgatgataaaaaggaaattgcatttccaatgttgaggaagaaatataaatgaaaggagataagtgaaaataattattggaaacatctattttcactaaaatatgccaaaatgaaatagaagaaaagaCTAGTGGGGAACTAGCAAATTGAAGAAATAAGGGagataaaaattagaaagtggaagagataagtggggtcataaataaataaataaaattcatttatttcacccacacgtagtaattaaataaattttaaatttacttaATTAGAATAATTGgagaaagagattaaataattaaaatgcaagaataattagcttagaataaagggattaaataattaaattatttaatcaaagaggaataattaggattaattgattaagatcaatattaattaattagaaagagataatgatgaatattaattaaacaatgaaaattatttgattaatagtTTAGAAGAACAGTAATTAAATAATTAGGAATTATTTAGTTataagaaattagaagaagaaaattagtactaattaaataattaatattatttaatcagTTTAGAAAAAGGTATAGTGAAAAGTGTCATCGAAGACTTAGGACAATTTTCAGTGTCTACAAATTGAATTGACTAGTTGCAGACCATGCTTGGGGTTATGTAGTTATTTCAAAGTGATATAAACTAATGGGATGTAGTGACAATAGAGATGCAAAAGATAGATTTGCTTATGAGTCTTTAGAAATTGTGAAGCAAGTGCATCTGACAAATATAAAAAACCTTTGCCATTATCCTCTTTGTACGGGCCAATATAGAAGCTTTGAGGTAAGGTATGGAGGctcatcaaagcataatgaaggGAGATTTTGTTAGAAATTTAGTTGAAAGTGATTTGGTAAATATGTATGCAGAATGTGGGTAATCAATGTGATGAAAATGTGCATGAAAGGGAAGTCATTGACAAAGTTTTGACTAGCAATAGATATGGTGAAGAGCTTCTACATGTTTTGAAGATGAACATTGAATTTTAAATATAATACCTGGGAATAATTATTTTTAGTTGATAGCCTATTCTTTGTTGAAATTTATGTTTTTGGTTTTGTCAAGGTCAACCAAATTTTGAAGGCTGTCAAAACATAGCATGTCTAATAAAGAAATTGATAGAGATCATATACTTTTTAGGGATGGTATATTGTAATATTTTAGTTAATAGACATTAAATTTAAGATTTAATGTTGAGTTTTTCTCCATGTGTGAGCAACCTTCAAGTTATGAACTTCATTAAAAGCTAACACACCATTTGTGGAGTTATAATACAAGCATCTTCCTTCTTATATGAACATTTCTTTTCAAGAATTTCGTATATAAATATCACACCTTATTAAAACTAAATATTATCAATGTTTATTAAAGATTTATATTTTATCCTAAGATTCTTGGTAGGAAGGTGAATACCTTGCATTTATTTTTTTTAGCTTTGTGTTTTATCGTTTTatattcatgttatttttgttttaaaaatatgtTCTTGTATttggttaggtttattttgtgcaCTTCTTAATATGATTTTGAGCTTAATTATTCATTTGTGCATTTTGGATTAGTTGTGGATACAATCTTATCTCTTGGATTAAATCATACATGAAATTTCATCTTCATATTttagatatttttaaaattattttgatatgatatttctgaATAATTTGTCTATCACTTGTTGGCCTACACACTATTGTACTCAAATTGATAATCTATTATGATGCATCTAAAATCAAGCGATATATCATTAATGATCATGGATTAGCTTTAGAAAGACTTATTAAATTGTATTAAAATTGTGAATGACATTAGGCTCACAATCTTTGACAACCATTATTCCTAGGCATTTTGTATTGTCCTTTTCATGTTTAAATCCTATAAAATCAACATTAGGGCATTGGCGTGGACTCGAGGAGGATTCATACTTACACCCTCTCATGGAAAGCCCTCAAAGGCACTCATTAGCATCGTATTAGTTCTAAATAAATCTTATTAGAAATTTACAAGCTATTGAAGTTTGTAGGAGGGAATAATAAGGCCTCTCAATAGTGAATTGTGTGTGATAGCACCCAAACACAAAGAAAAGTTTagatatatttcttaaatttttttattgaaCATTACAACATCAACATTGACAACTTCAATAATGATTGAAACCTATCATTTATTAAATGCATGAGATTTGTTTTAATATGATTTAGGTATGGATTTAGTAAGGGACCACACCTAAGAAAACTCTAATATAAAGGCTTATAGTTGATGTAAGCCAATAAAAAGCTAGAAAACATTCAAATATAGATTCACTCAGATAACTTATAGttgatattgttggtgtaaataattattcatcatggatattattatactttacttaagtttacttaggtacatgcatttaatagtagtttgggtatgagacacttgggtgtttgtgccacattgggatagtgtgtgtaggagaatttccaccttttgtggacttatcttattgttacactccacattcagtgggtgatccacctcatgtggaatattttattgtttctcctacctacccacacctatttcctacctacccttgtttcttattgagccacatgtcatgtttgtgtgctcacatatccatatagccttgcctatataagcagactcatattcattgtatgtcattgaacgcttgatgatccagttgatcagtattttcatcttgatagaatacaatttatttctatcatctattttgttctctcttatttgtgatttccgttgcctcttgatcttgacaaaatatcACATgttatcagagctggtccatgtctcacatggtatcagagccattagagtgtcattggtttgccaattgagagaaatttgatgctatttgaggtttgcattttggagctttctattgcaggttattattgaagcttaatgggtcaaatctgaggtcaccattgggttgaggaggtccaagaaagtcagttttgccttttgtttcatccaaatcggactttagaggccaaatctagaggcatttgaagtttgaagtcgtgacggaaattttctagaaattataatattgtaggcaattttcaaatagtgatatctcactcatccgaactccttttttcgagcaatttttttttgttttagggtataatttcatgatctatacaatGGTGCAAGATTTTTCGGATTTTCGGATATAGGTTTTTCGGAAAttgtgaaatcccgatttttacaactttggaagcttcatttgggctcatatggactccttttcaagtgccgttttttttgaaagtgcatattttttcatctactttcataatctgccatttgtttgtagtgattttaagtataaattgtactttcagtatttagccattcttggcatatttggtacttgtattttgcttggatctcaatttagatcactagcagtatttgttgaagtctcttatatctcattttgagaagttgtaaagttgaaatcagaagtacactttgccattatttgcaagtgccaacatgatctttttatggggggtcagttgttcatttatatctcttggtgaaattccattcgaaggcatcttcatctgcagtattctacaaggcttctttgttcgtggcatcattttcatgtttccacatttgaatattttatcatgatgtatgctcttgcttgagaaatgttgtactcgcactatcataaagtgccacaccacTTTGTGTCTtgttattgttgactatttgatgtaatcctcttgtacacttagattaggaatatcttgtgagacttgggtgcatggctccagttgagacctagattgtacacatttgtgcatggctctcgtgagacttggattgtaccaatatttctgttatttacgagtatccagatgatgctcaaagcatgttgtctccatgtctgatcttcattttgttgcagcgagtgattcatcgtcatcaacttggtacctagttttgtcacactttgacattattggtgtagcATTGACTCTCTTTCTTCCATATGGGGAGGTggtttggtcaacatcattggaccatgtTTGCAAGAGATTCGACATTGAGTGGGGACTTCATGATCTCTTcttttcatcattgagagcattgtgtgttttcatcatctctcttttgggggagggttttttcccattgggtttttctctctttctccatttatgggagattgcatttgcatttttacatgggtacctaacatggccttgtagccgagacccatcttgcattgcttagttgcattgtagacttaagtgcattcccctaagttgcacttaagggggggtgttggtgtaaataattattcatcttggatattattacaccttacttaagtttacttaggtacatgcaatTAATAATAGTTTGGGtctgagacacttgggtgtttgtgccatattgggatagtgtgtgtaggagaatttccaccttttgtgaacttatcttgttgttacactccacattcagtgggtgatccacctcatatgaaatattttattgtttctcatacctacccacacctatttcctacctacctttgtttcttattgagccacatgtcatgtttgtttgctcatatatccatatagccttgcctatataagcaggctcatattcattgtatgtcattgaatgcttgatgatccagttgatcagtattttcatcttgatagaatacaatttatttctatcatctattttgttctctcttatttgtgctttccattgcctcttgatcttggcaaaatctcacagatataaaccaataaaaatagaaaaaattcaaatacaacttgactcaaacataaatcaagaaGAAAGGAAACTATTGAAACTTTTTTTTTATGAGATAGGGTGAACTcgcaataatggttcccacttttgcccgTGAATGAAATTTGCAAGGTgggaatttttttttggggggttcaAATGAATTGGGGGTGTTCGAGTGAACTGCCCccatgggttcgatcgaacccaccaTTGGATCTGAGTTCGATTGAACCCGAGATGGATTTtggggttcgatcaaacccaataaaatatttatttttattggatTTGCTCGAACCCCCCCTTCAAGCGAAcccttaatttaatttttttttttgtctctatAAAAggcgaaaatgacagttaaactgtcattttTGATTTGGGAGTTTTACGTGGAGAGGGGGTTAGAGCGAACCCGACATTAGCATTATGTCACTGTGCCCTATCAATAACAGCTAGTGCTTCTCACCTTTCatctttcgacctacattattttaggtgcacaaaataaccctttttttgtttaataatatttttttattttttgtaattaaatttatttaaaaattagtaaataatttgtttgttaattttttttttaattaaataattgtatatttattgtttttttcaacattttagataaacattaacaaaaacttCTGAAAACATATCTatactaaaattttaaaacttagaaaaacatttgaatttttttagaaaaacattagcaaaattaaaacttagaaaaatgttagagaacttaatttaatgttttaatttaatgttaatttgtttttttaattaaataacagtatatgtattattttttcaactttaaaaaaaaaaccgttatgaaaaatttagaaaactaaggtagtaaattaaaacttagaaaaatgttagaaaactaaata contains these protein-coding regions:
- the LOC131077007 gene encoding abscisic stress-ripening protein 1-like; amino-acid sequence: MATKKGATHMLHRHHHQELILNQWGLITPPAEEEAKKHKHREHMAEMGALATGAFALYEGHEAKVDPQHAGRHKMEAEIAGAAAVGAGF